TGCTCACCCGTTTGGACGACCATGAGCGACGACCGCGAGCGGTGGAACGAGAAGTACAACCGGGTCGAGTGGAGCCTTCCTGACACCCCAATCCCCGAACTCGAGCGACGGCTCGCGACCCTGCCGGACGGGCGCGCACTCGACGTCGCGACCGGTACCGGGCGGAACGCACGGTTTCTCGCCGCCAACGACTACGACGTCGACGCCGTCGATATCTCCGACGTAGCGCTCGATGACGCACGGGCCCGCGCCGAAGAACGCGACCTCGAGGTGAACTGGATCCGGGCCGACCTGGCCGAGTTCGATCTGGAGACCGACGCCTACGACGTGATCACGGTGAGTTTCTTCGCGGCGCTCGAGCACCTGCCCGCGCTCAAGGAGGCGTTGGCACCCGGCGGCGTGCTCGTCTACGAACACCACCTGCGCTCGAGCGACGCGGTCGAGGTGGGTCCCTCGAGCGAGCGGTTTCAGTACCGGTCGAACGACCTCCTCCGGGCGTGTCTCGACCTGACGATCCTCTCCTACGAGGAACGACGGCGACCGGTTTCCGGCGGTATCGCCGCGGTCGCGACGCTCGTGGCTCGGAACTCGAGCGGTGGTACCCAGTCGTACCCGAAGCATCCGGCGCGCGACTAGTCCTGAGAATCGTCTGCCGTTTCGTCGCCGTCATCCATGGATCCCTCGTCGCCGTCTTCCTCTCCTTCGTCGTCCGTCGGTTCCTCGCCGTCGCCGTCCGTCTCTCCGTCGTCAGCCGACGCCTGCGCCTCGAGTGCGTTCTCGACGCCGGAGACGATGTTCCCCGCTGTCGTGCCGCCTTCGTTGCGCCAGTGGACCTCGCCATCGCCGTCGATGGCGATCAACGTCGGGAGGACCCGAACGTTGTAGTAGTCGTTGAGCACGCCGCGTTCGTCGATACCGACCGTCCAGTTGCCGTCGTGTTCGTCCCACCAGTCGGCCAGTTCCGCCGGCGAGTTCATCGGGCCGGCCGAGTCGTCGAAGAGGGATATAACGTCGACGTCGGCCTCGGCGGCCTCGAGTTCGGCTCTCGCCTCGTTGATCGCGGGCAGCAACCCCAGACTGGTCGGGCAATCCGTCCGGGTGAAGTTGATGAGTATTACCTGCCCCTCTCGCGGAATCGTGACGGTTCCCGCTTCGCTACCGGGTGCGTCGAGAGTTTGGAGTTCGAACGGCGGCGAGTCGTCGATCGTTTCGCTTTCGCTTTCGTCGGCGGAATCGTCGTCTCCGCTGTCGAGGCAGCCGGCACAAGCGATCGAAACGGTCCCCGCGCCGGCGATCACGAACTCCCGTCGTCTCATCGCGACCACCGTCCGTCATTCGGATCCGATTTCGACACGCGCTCGAAACGGCCGGCGCTCTCGAGTCCGATCCGGCGCCCTCGGTGTCTCACAATAGTTCACTCTTGGACGCTGGTACCAAAGAATCAACGGTCTCGACCAGCTCACTGAGCGGCTACCGGAACCCACGTAGCAGTGTTCGGGTGATCGTTCGCTTCGATCCCACATTCTCACACGAAACTCTGAGTTTCTCTCAGGCCGATACGGCACCGAAACAATTATGCATATTTTCGCCTAGTAGGTGGTTATACAGCATGACCAACTGCTCGAGTCGAGTGCTCCTCCGGGTCCTCGACGAGCGCGGGGCGGTCGAAACGACGTCGCTTGCGGACGCACTCGGCGTCCATCCGGTGACGGTGAGCAAGGAGTGTCACGAACTGCAGTCCGACGGCCACATTCGGCAGATTTCGGGCGGCGTGTACGCGATTACGGACACCGGCGAGCGACACCTCGAGACGCTTTCTGAGTAGCGATAGCTCGGTCCCAACGATCAGGATTCCGGCCGCTGTCGCCGTTCTCGTTCGATCGTCGTCACGTAGATCCCCGCGAGGACGACCAGTCCGCCGACCACGGTCACTGCGTCGGGAACCTCCGCGAGCAACACCAACGCGAGCAGCGTCGCCCCGACGGGTTCGCCGAGCCAGGCGACGCTGACCACAACCGACTCGAGGTGTTTCAACACCCAGTTGATGACGGTGTGTCCGAAGACGCCGGGACCGACGGCCATGCCGAGAAAGAGCAGCCACTCCCGCGGCGGATACGCCAGGAAGTCGTGGCCCTGCGCGCCGACGAGCAGACACAGCGTGAGCGCACAGGCCGTGTAGACGACGGTGACGTAGGGAAACAGCGAGACGCGCTGGCGGATCGACCGGCCGGCGAGCACGTAGCCCGCGACGGTGACCGCTCCGAGCAGCGCGAGGGAGTTTCCGTACAGTGTCGAATCGGAGATCGGCGCCTGACCGGCGTCGCCGAACGACATGACGGCAGCGCCGACGATGGCGACGGTGATCCCCAGGACGGTCTCGCGGTTGATCCGCTCGCCGAGGACGAGCGCCGCCCCCAGCGCCACGAAGATGGGCTGGCTCTGGACGATGGTCACGCTCGCGGCGACGCTCGTGTGATTTAGGCTCTCGAACCACGCCGCGAAGTGGATCGCGAGGGCGACCCCCGCGAGGATCGCAAAGCCGAGGTCCCGACTCGAGAGTCGACCGAACTCCTCGCGGTAGCGGAGCAAGGCGACCGGGGCGATCAGCGCCGTCGTGAACAGCACCCGGTAGAAGGCCGCGACCGAACTCGGGGCCGCACTCCAGCGCACCAGGATGGCGCTGGTGCTCGCCGCGAACACGGCAAATGCTAGCGCGACGACGGGCGTTACCTCGAGATCGGAACTGCGCACGGTTCGTGACACTCAGCGGAATCTCAAACCCCTTCCGAAACGGGGTGCTTCGAGGATCTTCCGACCGACCTCGAGTCATCCCCGGTTCGAGCGTGAAATCGGCGGGTCCGGATCGCTGTTGTTAAAAGATCGGCGGGTCCGGATCGCTGCTGCTAAAGGGCCGAGTGCGGGAGTGCTCGTATGGACGAGCGGACGGTCGGCACCGTGTGCGTACTCGCATCTGCCGTCGGGTTCGGAGCCACCGGGATCTTCGGCACGCTCGCGAGCGATATCGGTCTCTCGATCCCGACCGTCCTCGTGTTCCGGTTCGTCATTGCGGCCGCAGTCCTCTGGCTGTTGCTTGCGCTCCGCGGCCGAGCGCGACTGCTCACCGGCGCCACGCTCGGCCAGGCGACCGTCCTGGGCGTCGCCGGATTCGGTGCGATGAGCGGCTTCTACTTCTGGGGGCTGGAGTATCTGACCGCGGGGCTGGTTGCCATCGTCCTCTACACGTATCCGGCGATCATCGTCGTCGTAACGATCGTTATGAACCCGAACCGCGTCAGTCGAACGCTCGTCGCCGCGCTCTGTCTCTCGCTCGGCGGCGTCGGTCTCATCGTCGGCGCGGATCCGGCCGGCGCCGATCCGCGAGGCGTGCTCATCGTCTTCTGCGGCGCCGTGAGCTACGCCGGCTACGTGATCGGCAGCGAGCGCGTCCTCGAGTCCGTCGACCCGGAGCTCCTGACGGCACACGTCCTGCCGGCGGCCGGTGTCGCCTTCCTCACCATCGGCGTCGCGATGGACGCGTTTGCAGTGCCGTCGGCGAGCGAGACGACAGCCTGGGGCGTACTGACCGCGCTGTCGATACTCTCGACCGCGGTGCCGATCCTCCTGCTGTACGCCGGACTGCCGCGGCTCGGGGCGAGCAGGGCCGGCATCGTCAGCACCGCCGAACCGGCCGTCGCCGTCGTCCTCGGCGCGGCGATACTCAGCGAGTCGGTGACGGCCACGACGGTGCTCGGCGGCGGACTCGTCGTCGTCGGCGTCCTCCTGATTCACCGTCGAACGTGAGTGCAAAATCGTTCTTCGTCGGTCGTCAAACGGGCGGGTCGACCCTATATTCGGCTCGCCCGGTAGATCATCGCGACGTCGCGATCGACATCCTCGAGACCGATGATGTCGTCCTCCGTTAGCTCCTCTGCGTCCCAGTCCTCGACGAACTCGAGGGCGTCGTCCTCGTCGCCGAAGGCCCGCGGATTGATCGTCATCGGATCGTCGACTGCGGTCTCGTCGGTGATGAGGACGTAGTGCGCCTCGGTCGCGTCGACGAGGTCTCGCGTCTCGTAGTCCATCGTCCAGGCGTTTTCGATCGGCGAGTCGGACGCCATCGCGGCGACGTACGCGAACAGGCAGCCGGTCGTGTCGAAGATGGCTCCCGTCCCGTCCTCGTGGGCCAGTTGTGCGTTCCACCGGGAGTAGTTCGTCGGGGGCATCCCGCAGACCGGACAGTCCTGATCGCCGGTGAAATCGACCGGATCGTCGCCCGGATGCTCCATGTTCGGCTCGATCAGCCGTTCGTCGGTACCGTCCTCGTCCTCGTCGTCGGCCTCGTCGTCATCGCCACTACAGCCCGCGAGCCCCGCAATCGCACCCGCCCCGAGGAGCCCGAGCAGTCGCCGCCGCTCGAGCGGAAGCCGATCACGTTCAGTCATACGTGTGGCTATCGGTCGGATCACCAAAACGCACGTGGTTCGACCGTCGAATCGACTGTCGCTCGGTGGGAGACGGCGTGATCGCTCACTCGAGTCGCGCCTTCGTCAGCCGATGGCGCGTTCGGAACATGCCCTCGAAACCGACCTTCGAGAACGGGCCGACCGCATCGACGACTTGGCCGATACCCGGAACGCCGCTACAGGGCAGTTCGTACTCAACGCGGTCCCGCAGAATCGTCTTCTCGCCGTCGGCGAAGAACGTGTGGGTGTGGAGCCAGTGGTCGAACGGGCCGTCGACCATCTCGTCGCGGAAGTACGCGACGCCGTCGTCCCGCTCGCGCTCCGTGATCAGCGAGGTCCAGTACTGGCGCGGACCGACGCCGAACGGCCGCGTCGACAGCGAGATTTCGGTGCCGGCCTCGAGTATCTCGGGCTCTTGCTCGCCGTTCGGGCCGATCATCGACTCGACGCGTAGCCCCATCCAGTCGGGCGTGAGGGCCTCGAGTCCCTCGATTCGGGAGTGAAACTGCCAGACATCCTCGAGCGGGGCATCGATCGTACTCTGGCGGTTGTAGGTCGGCATAGCTGTACCCACGGCGGCCGGCGTGAAAACGAAACTGCCGAACAGTGTCTCGGCCGAACTCCCGACTACTTCAGTCGCTCCTGTAGGAACGACGGATGGGCCGCGGTGACGCCGTCGATCTCGAGGATATCCTCGGAGATGATCTCGCCCAGCGCGTCGCCGTCTGCGGCGCGAACCTCGGCCATCAGCATGTGGTCGCCGCTGGAACTGTAGAGAGCTTCGATCTGGTCGAGGTCCTTGAGGGCCTTCGTCGCCTCGACGTAGCGTTCACTCGCGACGTCGATCCCAACCATGGCGATGGTCTTGCTCGAGAGCTTCTTCGGGTCGATGTCGGCCGAGTAGCCGACGATCACGCCCTCGTCCTCGAGTTTGTTGATGTACTTTCGAACGGTCGGCTTCGAGACGTCCGCGCGGTCGGCGATCTCGGCGTAGGACGCCTGGGCATCCTCTTCGAGAACGTCGAGGATGCGATCCTCCGTCGCCTGTGTGCTCATGTGATACTGTTTTGCTCCGACGGAAAAATATCTTTTGTATACGAAAACGGCCGACATTCCGGGGATGACGCCGCCATTGGGCCGGTCAGCCGCCGGTATTCGGATGTGGAGCGAACCGACGATCTCGCTGGCAGTTCGTCGCGTCGTCCACCGGGACGGGACCGAGGGACTTATTCGCGTACTGACCCGAGTTTCGGAGAAGCACATGGTCGACCCGAGCCTCATCAGCGGGACCGTCTGGCTGCTTTGTGGGATCGCGATCCTGTTTCTCGGCTACCTCATCGCGATCCGCGGACGGGCCGACCTGCACGCGAACTACGACGAGTCGGTCGATCCGGCGTACGTCTCGCGGTGGGCCGGCGGCACCGCCCTGCTCATGGGCGCGCTCGTCGTCGCCTACGGGATCCGCGAGATGCTCTACGGCTTCCAGCCCGTTGCACTCGGCGGGCTCCTCGTGGCGTTGCTCGTCCTGAGCTACCTCACGAAACTGTTCGCACGCGGGTTCGGTTACCGCGGGTGAAAGCGTTCGTCGCACGTCGGCCCACCCGGTGATGACCGGTGGTGTAATATGCCACGAGTGTCAATAAACCAAACATGTCTCCCGGCGACGGCACTCATCGATCCGCCCTCCTCCTGGCAGTCGTCGCGCTCGCCTGTCTGAGCGCCGGCTGCGTCGCTCTTCCCGACGAGGGTGTCTCGCAAGACCACCTCGAGGACCGATTCGCGGAGACGGAGCCGCCCGAGGCGGTCGCCGCGACGGTCGAAGTCACCGAGACGGTCGACGGTGAAGTGACCACGCACACCGAAACCGTCTGGCTGCGCGCCGACGGCACGAGCCGGATCGAGACGGCCGAAGACGGCGCTGAGATGGTTATCATCAACGACGGCAGTGAGCGCTACTTCCACGACCGCGAGGCGAACTCCGTGTGGAGTTACGAGCTCGATTCGACCGCGACATCCTCCCTCGAGGGACTCTACGAACAGCCCGAGCGGTACGTCGAGAGCTACGACGTGACCGACATCGAGGAGACGACGGTCGACGGCCGCGACGCCTACCGCGTCGTGTTCGATCCGCCGGCGAACGAGACGATCGACCGCTCGATCAGCGTCCGGCTCGGTCCCGACGAGTACGTATTACCGCTCGAGACGAGCGAGGTGGATACTGCCGAGCGAAGCGCCGACCGGGTCGAACTCTGGCTCGATCAGGAGACCATGTTCCCGGTCAAACACGCCATCGCCGGCGACGGGATCGAACTGGAGACGGCCTATCGATCCCTCTCGCTCGACGAGGCGCTCGAGGAGGGGCTGTTCGACCCGCCCGAGACCGACGACGGAGCCGACTCCGAGGAGTTCGTGCTGCCGACGATTACTCACCACGAATCCGTCGCCGAGGCCGACGCGGCGGCACCGTTCTCGGTCGCCGAACCCGAGGCCGACGTGCTTTCCGACGGCGTCGAACTCGAGGAGATCAGTCAGTACGAGTTCCACGACGAGGACCGAACCCAGGTGACGCTGAGTTATCGGAACGGGGACGGCGATTCGATCGCGGTCACCACGAGCGACGGCCAGCGGCAGTTCGCGACCGGGGGCGATCCGGTCGCCGTCGGGAACGCGACGGGAACGATCGCCCACACCGACGAGGGAACCGAACTCCAGTGGTCGTGTGACAACCTGTACTACTCCGTGTTCGCCGGCGACGGGTACGAAAGCGAGACAGCCATCTCGATCGGAGAGTCAGTCTCGTCTGCGTGTTAACGACCGGAGCCGACGCGCGAACTCGTCACGGCCGAGCCGCCGGCCGAAGTCACGGCGACCCTCGAGGTGACGATCAAGCGCGACGGCGAACGGGAGACAATTACCGGACGCGGTAGCTCATCGGGACTATTACGGGTAAAAATCGAATCTCGTCTCGAGCGGCGTCGAAACACTTCCTCGAGGGTTATTTGTGGCGGTCGAGCAGGTCGTAGCTGCGCTCCCACTCACTGTCCTCGTCGAAGTAGCGCTCGGCGAGGGGCTGATCGGGCATCTCGCCGACTGCGGCCTTCTCCTCCTGGTAGGACGGTCGGTCCTCCTCGACGAAGTACCGACCCGTCAGGACGGTCCCCTCGTTGAGGACGTCCTCGGTCTCGCGCATCATCTCGGCGGCCTCCACCCGGTCGTGGACGTCGAACTCGTAGTCCTCGGACTCCTGGACGTCGATATAGGGGACGTACTGCCGGGCGTCCTTGTTCCAGGTCGGACACTGCGTCAGGAAGTCGACGTGGGCGAAGCCGTCGTGTTCGATGGCCTCCGCGATGATCTCCTTGGCCTGGTTCGGGTTGACCGCGGCCGTGCGAGCGACGTAGCTCGCGCCGGCGTTCAGCGACATCGACAGCGGACGCAGCGGCATCTTCGCGCTGCCCGAGGGCTGAGTCTTGGACTTGTGGCCCTTCGGACTCGTCGGCGAGGTCTGGCCCTTCGTCAGGCCGAAGATCTCGTTGTTGAAGACGATGTAGGTGATGTCGTGGTTCTCCCGGGCCGTGTGGATCCAGTGGTTGCCGCCGATCCCGTAGCCGTCACCGTCGCCGCCGGCGGCGATGACCTCGAGTTCGGGGTTGGCGAGCTTTGCAGCCCGAGCGACGGGCAGCGAGCGGCCGTGGATCGTGTGGAACCCGTACGTGTCGAGATAGCTGTTCAGCTTGCCGGAACAGCCGATTCCGGTGACCGTCAGCACCTCTTCGGGCGTCTTGCCAACTTCCGGTAGGGCCTGCTTGAGCGACTTCAGCACGCCGAAGTCGCCACAGCCAGGACACCAGGTCGGCTGCGGTTCGACACCGGGCGTGAACTCGTCCCGGTCGATCTCTCGCTCCTCTCCGATGGCGTTGAATGCACTCATGATTAGTCACCTGCAGCGGGTTCGATTCGTACCTGTGCGGTCGGCTCGCGGTCCTCCTCGGCGAGGTTGACCTCGTAGCCTTCGACGACTTCCGCCGGTTCGAACGGGTTCCCGTTGTACTTGAGGAGACTGGTCATCTTCTCGCCGAAGAGACCCAGTTCCTTCTGGATGAGACCGCGGAACTGTGCGGTGGCGTTCATCTCGACGACCATCGCCTCGTCGACGCTCTCTAAGAACTCGGTCATCTCTGCCTCGGGGAACGGCATCATATCCGAGACGGTAACTCCCTTGACGGAGTGGCCGTCCTCGTTGAGGCGTTCGACGGCTTCGGCGACTGCGCCGTGACTCGAGCCCCACGTGATGATGCCGTACTCGGCGTCGTCGTCGCCGTAGTAGGTCTGGTTCGAGGGGTGTTCCTCGTCGAGTTCGTCGCGAATGGTGTCGAGTTTCTCGATCCGGCGAGTCATCTGCGCGACTCGGTTGTCCGGGTCTTCCTCGATGTGTCCGACGGGACTGTGTTCGTTCCCGGTCGCGAGGTAGCGGCCGCCCTTCTGGCCGGGCAGCGACCGCGGGGCGACGTTGTTTTCGGCGTCCTCGTGGTTGAAGCGCTTGAACTTGCCGCTCGCGTCGTGAGCGGCATCTTTGAGCTCCTCCTCGGTGAGCGTCGATCCCAGATCTGGCGCGGGCTCTCGGTCGAAGAACTCGACGTCGACGTTCTTGTTCTCGCCGGAGAGCTTCTGATCGTAGATGACGATCACCGGAAGCTGGTAGTCCCAGGCGATCTCGAAGGCGAGTCTGGTCTGTTCGTAGGCTTCCTCGATGGTCCCCGGCGCGAAGACGACCCGCGAGGAGTCGCCCTGGCTCGTATAGAGGACGAACTCGAGGTCACCCTGCTCGGGCTTCGTCGGCAGGCCGGTCGACGGACCGGCGCGCATCGATTCGACGAGGACGAGCGGCGTTTCGGTCATCTCGGCGAGTCCGAGCGGTTCGCTCATCAACGCGAAGCCACCGCCGGAGGAACCGGACATGGCCTTCGCGCCGGCGTGGCTCGCACCGAGGGCGAGCGCCGCGGCGGCGATCTCGTCTTCGACTTGCTCGGAGATCCCGCCCATGTCGGGGAAGTTCTGGCTGAGGATGGTGAACACGTCCGTCCACGGCGTCATCGGGTAGCCGGCGATGAACCGACAGCCGGCGTCGATCGCGCCGTAGGCGATCGCGTTCGATCCCGACAGCAGCGCCTGCTCGGTGTCGTGTGAGCCCGTCGGCGCTCGAAGGTCGTGTTCGAACTCGTACTCCTCGTTGGTCATCTCGTAAGCCTCGTGGAGAATCTCGAGGTTCGCCTCGAGGATGTCCCCGCCCATGGCGTCGGACATCAGATTCTCGATGTGCTCGAGATCCATGTCGAGCAGGGCCGCGGTGACACCGACACCGGCGGTGTTGCGCATGACTTCGCGCCCGTGCTCTTTGGCGAGGCCGCGGAGATCCATCGGGAAGACGTGCCAGTTGTTCTCTTCGGCACGCTCCTCGAGGTTGATCTCCTCGACGTCCTCTTCGTTGACCAGCCCCTCGTCGTAGACGATGATGCCGCCATCCCGTAGCTCGTCTAAGTTCTCGGAGAGGGGTTTGATCTCCTCGTTGCCGTAGTAGGCCTCTTCCTGTGGGTTGCGAGCGAAGGAGTCGCCCAGCGAGAGCAGGAAGTTGTAGCCGTCCCCTCGTGACTGTACCTCGTGGGCTGCGGCTCGAATCTCGACGTAGGTGTGGCCGCCGCGAATACGCGACGGATAGTGCCGATGGGTGAATACGTCGAGCCCCGAGCGCATCAGCGCTTTCGCGAAGTTCTGACTCGTCGAGTCGATCCCGTCTCCGGAACCGCCTGCAACTCGCCAGATAAGTTCGTCGTCGCTCATAGTAGATCAGTGGCCGATATGGCCAACCGTGCCCTGATTTTGATCTACGTGACCTAAAGCCTTTGCTATAGATTATCATGCATCTATCGTGAAGAATGAACAACCACACAATATACGCAATTATTGACCGTGAACGTTCGGTGTACTAGTGGTTTTATCTATTGTTTGTGAACGATCGAACGACCGATAGCAGCGTCCGTGGCGCCATACTTGCGCGAGCAGAAATAATTATATACGATCTCATGACGGCGCTCTCGAGTACTCTCAGTGGTGTCTCCGATGTTGAACGACCTGACACCGTCCGAAACGTCGGTGCGCGATTCGTGACTCACTCGAGCGAAGAATGGGGCGATTGTCGGCTCGAGGGCGACACTCGAGCCCATCGAGTGTCGAGTACGGCAACGAAAACCCGGAATCGCGAAAACGGTCGTTACTGGTTGTTCGGATTACTCGGGTGATACTCCGTGTCGTACTCGCCGGGCTGGCCGTCGACGCGGTCGGGGTTGAGTCGACCGGACAGCAGCATGAAGTCGACGAGCGTCAGGGCGAGCATCGCTTCGACGACGGGAACGCCACGCGGCGGGAGAACAGGATCGTGGCGGCCGATGACCTGCTCCTCCGTGAGTTCGCCCGTCTCCCAGTCGGCCGTCTGTTGGGTTTTCGGGATCGATGTCGGCGCGTGGAGGGTGACCTCACCGTAGATCGGCTCGCCGCTCGAGATGCCGCCCTGAATGCCACCGTGGTCGTTCTCGACGGGCACAGGGTCGCCCTCCTCGTCGAACTCCCAGTCGTCGTTTCGATCCTTCCCGGTCCACTCTGCGGCCTCGGTCCCGAGCCCGAACTCGAAGGCCGTCGTCGCCGGGACCGCCATCATCGCCTGCCCAAGACGCGCGGAGAGCGAGTCGAACCGCGGCGCCCCGAGGCCGACGGGAACGCCCTGTGCCTCAAAGTAGATGCTCCCACCGATGGAGTCGCCTTCCTCCTGGTACTCGGCGATTCTGTCTTGCATTTCCTCCGCGGTTTCGGGGTGGGCACAGCGAACGTCGTTTTCCTCGCTGTGCTCGAGCATCTCCTCGAAACTGACCGCCGGCGCTTCGACGTCGCCGATCTGGTTTACGTGGGCCTTGAGTTCGATGCCCTCTCGTGCGAGCAGCTTCTTCGCGATGGCGCCGGCGGCGACCCAGTTGACCGTCTCTCGCGCGGACGAGCGGCCGCCGCCGCCCCAGTTTCGCGTGCCGAACTTCGCCGAGTAGGTAAAGTCGCCGTGGCTGGGTCGCGGCGCGGTGATGAAAGGTTCGTACTTGCCCGAGCGGGCGTCTTTGTTCTGGATGACCATCCCGATCGGCGTTCCGGTGGTGTAGCCGTCCTGAATCCCCGACTTGATCGAGACCGCGTCGGGTTCGCCGCGACTGGTCGTGATCATCGACTGGCCGGGTTTGCGTCGGTCGAGGTCGCCCTGGATGTCGTCTTCGGAAAGCTCGAGCCCCGCGGGACAGCCGGAGACGGTACAGCCCATGGCCTCCCCGTGGCTCTCGCCGAACGTGGTCACCTGAAAGAGGCGACCGAAGCGGTTGCCGTTCATTACGCCCCTCTCGGGGACGGGGACACTTAGCGGTACGTGATTCCGCAACGGTCCGAAATCGGGAAGAGGCCTCGGACGCTCCGATCGGAAATCCACGCTGCACATCCATCCCCAACGCTCTTTATTTGGAACGATGTGTCATGTCATAACATGAATCGCCGCTCGTTGCTCGCCGGCGTCGCCGCCTCGAGTGCCGCCCTCGCGGGTTGTCTCTCGCTCGCCGATCCGGCAGCCACCCAGGACGAAACGGATCCCGAACCACCCGCGGATCCGGACGATCCGATCGCCCGAGCGACGATCGGCTCCCAGAGCGAGGACGAGCCGCCCCATCGAGTCCGCCTCTGGAACCTCGACGACGATCGGCGCGCCGTCGCCCTCGAGATTGAGTCGGCCGACGGAACCACGTCGTTCGACGGGAGCTACGATCTCGACCCCGAGGCGCACGTCGCCGTTTTCCTCCACGAGCGGGACGAGTACGAGATCACCGTCGATGTAAACGGCGAGGAACAGAGCACGACCGATCTCGAGGAATCGTCGTTTGACGATCCCTGCCCCGGAACTGACCTGTTCGTCAGTGTCGGCGGGGGACTCGAGGTAACGAACGAGTCCGACGGCGACCACTGTTGATTCACCCGGCCATATAGACATCTCCGAACCGAGAATCTACGTTTTCATCCCACAGCGGCGACTACTGCCAGAGATAGAACGGATACCGTACGTTCTGGCAAACGCTTTTGTAATACTGAAGCGTAATACTACTCCGTATGACTGAGACAGTCTCCGCGAAGATTCCGGACGAGCTGAAACGGGATATCGATGACGCAGATATCAACGTGAGTGAAGTCATCCGAGACGCACTCGAGAACGAGGTAACGGAGCGTCGACGGGAAAAGCTTCGAAACGACGCCGCTTCCCTTCGGAATGACGTCGGTGACGGTGTGGAGACGGACGAGATCGTCTCTGCTATCCGAGAGACGCGCGAGGAGCGATAACGGATGTCTGCTTCGTATGTGTTCGATGCGAGCTCAGTAGTCGATGTGGTTCTCGGACGAGGCGGAGCAAGCGTCGGGATCGACCTCCTGTTCGACGAATACTGGCTCGATTTGACGCGATACGAGGCGGCGAACGCGGTCTGGAAAATCGGCGTCGCTCGAGACGAACTACGCGATTCAGAGATCGAGGAGGCGATCGACATCCTCGATCGGCTCGAGCGCGAGATGGGGTTCGCAGTAGCGACGGGGTCGGAGACGATTGATGTGGCTCAGGAGACCGGCCTGACATTTTATGATGCATCGTATCTCGCTGTCGCCCAGCGAGAAGAACTCACACTGGTTACCGAGGACGGTCCCCTCAGAGACGCAGCTGACGGTCAGGGTGTATCGACCGCCCAGGTCCGGACGCTCGAGTAGACTCGAATTCAGTGTCCCGTCGGTCCAGTCACCGATCGACGACCGCCATGGCGTGCTGGGAATCGGAGGAACGAGCTACCATGCGGCCACCAACTCGTC
Above is a window of Natronorubrum tibetense GA33 DNA encoding:
- a CDS encoding class I SAM-dependent methyltransferase, yielding MSDDRERWNEKYNRVEWSLPDTPIPELERRLATLPDGRALDVATGTGRNARFLAANDYDVDAVDISDVALDDARARAEERDLEVNWIRADLAEFDLETDAYDVITVSFFAALEHLPALKEALAPGGVLVYEHHLRSSDAVEVGPSSERFQYRSNDLLRACLDLTILSYEERRRPVSGGIAAVATLVARNSSGGTQSYPKHPARD
- a CDS encoding TlpA family protein disulfide reductase, which encodes MRRREFVIAGAGTVSIACAGCLDSGDDDSADESESETIDDSPPFELQTLDAPGSEAGTVTIPREGQVILINFTRTDCPTSLGLLPAINEARAELEAAEADVDVISLFDDSAGPMNSPAELADWWDEHDGNWTVGIDERGVLNDYYNVRVLPTLIAIDGDGEVHWRNEGGTTAGNIVSGVENALEAQASADDGETDGDGEEPTDDEGEEDGDEGSMDDGDETADDSQD
- a CDS encoding DeoR family transcriptional regulator, with product MTNCSSRVLLRVLDERGAVETTSLADALGVHPVTVSKECHELQSDGHIRQISGGVYAITDTGERHLETLSE
- a CDS encoding DMT family transporter, translated to MRSSDLEVTPVVALAFAVFAASTSAILVRWSAAPSSVAAFYRVLFTTALIAPVALLRYREEFGRLSSRDLGFAILAGVALAIHFAAWFESLNHTSVAASVTIVQSQPIFVALGAALVLGERINRETVLGITVAIVGAAVMSFGDAGQAPISDSTLYGNSLALLGAVTVAGYVLAGRSIRQRVSLFPYVTVVYTACALTLCLLVGAQGHDFLAYPPREWLLFLGMAVGPGVFGHTVINWVLKHLESVVVSVAWLGEPVGATLLALVLLAEVPDAVTVVGGLVVLAGIYVTTIERERRQRPES
- a CDS encoding DMT family transporter, coding for MDERTVGTVCVLASAVGFGATGIFGTLASDIGLSIPTVLVFRFVIAAAVLWLLLALRGRARLLTGATLGQATVLGVAGFGAMSGFYFWGLEYLTAGLVAIVLYTYPAIIVVVTIVMNPNRVSRTLVAALCLSLGGVGLIVGADPAGADPRGVLIVFCGAVSYAGYVIGSERVLESVDPELLTAHVLPAAGVAFLTIGVAMDAFAVPSASETTAWGVLTALSILSTAVPILLLYAGLPRLGASRAGIVSTAEPAVAVVLGAAILSESVTATTVLGGGLVVVGVLLIHRRT
- a CDS encoding nitrous oxide reductase accessory protein NosL, coding for MTERDRLPLERRRLLGLLGAGAIAGLAGCSGDDDEADDEDEDGTDERLIEPNMEHPGDDPVDFTGDQDCPVCGMPPTNYSRWNAQLAHEDGTGAIFDTTGCLFAYVAAMASDSPIENAWTMDYETRDLVDATEAHYVLITDETAVDDPMTINPRAFGDEDDALEFVEDWDAEELTEDDIIGLEDVDRDVAMIYRASRI
- a CDS encoding SRPBCC family protein codes for the protein MPTYNRQSTIDAPLEDVWQFHSRIEGLEALTPDWMGLRVESMIGPNGEQEPEILEAGTEISLSTRPFGVGPRQYWTSLITERERDDGVAYFRDEMVDGPFDHWLHTHTFFADGEKTILRDRVEYELPCSGVPGIGQVVDAVGPFSKVGFEGMFRTRHRLTKARLE
- the lrpA1 gene encoding HTH-type transcriptional regulator LrpA1, translating into MSTQATEDRILDVLEEDAQASYAEIADRADVSKPTVRKYINKLEDEGVIVGYSADIDPKKLSSKTIAMVGIDVASERYVEATKALKDLDQIEALYSSSGDHMLMAEVRAADGDALGEIISEDILEIDGVTAAHPSFLQERLK
- a CDS encoding LolA family protein; this encodes MSPGDGTHRSALLLAVVALACLSAGCVALPDEGVSQDHLEDRFAETEPPEAVAATVEVTETVDGEVTTHTETVWLRADGTSRIETAEDGAEMVIINDGSERYFHDREANSVWSYELDSTATSSLEGLYEQPERYVESYDVTDIEETTVDGRDAYRVVFDPPANETIDRSISVRLGPDEYVLPLETSEVDTAERSADRVELWLDQETMFPVKHAIAGDGIELETAYRSLSLDEALEEGLFDPPETDDGADSEEFVLPTITHHESVAEADAAAPFSVAEPEADVLSDGVELEEISQYEFHDEDRTQVTLSYRNGDGDSIAVTTSDGQRQFATGGDPVAVGNATGTIAHTDEGTELQWSCDNLYYSVFAGDGYESETAISIGESVSSAC